Proteins from one Aspergillus nidulans FGSC A4 chromosome VIII genomic window:
- a CDS encoding uncharacterized protein (transcript_id=CADANIAT00001519), producing the protein MASEVEKGDTPSHVEMMSDIKSGSTTQIDLAMDPILERRVIRKCDLHVVPILTLLFLFAFLDRINIGNARLLGLEEELGMEGRQYNVALFVFFILYILLEVPSNMVLKKIKPSWWLSGIMAGWGIVTICQGVTQSFGGLVACRVIIGGLEAGFMPGSVYLINMYYRRHELQRRLNFFFSASIFAGAVSGFLAYAIANMDGNGGYKGWRWIFILEGLATVVIAIIAKFIIVDWPESATFLNEEERACLLRRLAEDQGEAQMNRFDKKAMKRTFSDPKIYLGPIMYFGIVNTGYAVSFFTPTILQQLGWTSIRAQVMSIPIYVVAMVITLSTAWLSDRLAHRYAFTLAGVLIATMGYVMLLCQTSIPVGARYFALFAITGGGYLTQPILMGWLSNNMAGHYKQSIASAMQIGFGNCGGLVASNVFFDSEKPGFRTGFGVSLGMTWVCGVSCAVFLACLVRENRVRSQGKRDWRFGLEEEEKRNLGDDYPTFRFTY; encoded by the exons ATGGCCTCCGAAGTCGAAAAAGGGGATACCCCCTCGCACGTTGAAATGATGTCAGACATCAAGTCCGGGTCAACAACGCAGATTGACCTCGCGATGGATCCAATCCTCGAACGCAGAGTCATCCGCAAATGCGACCTTCACGTCGTCCCAATTCTAACACTTTTATTCTTattcgccttcctcgacaGAATCAATATCGGGAATGCGCGATTGCTcggcctggaagaagaactcGGTATGGAAGGTCGCCAGTATAACGTTGCTTtgtttgtcttcttcattctgTATATTCTTCTTGAGGTGCCGAGTAATATGGTTCTGAAAAAGATCAAGCCAAGCTGGTGGCTCAGTGGAATCATGGCGGGCTGGGGTATTGTCACAATTTGCCAGGGGGTGACGCAAAGCTTTGGAGGGCTCGTGGCTTGTCGAGTGATTATTGGGGGCCTTGAGGCCGGGTTTATGCCTG GAAGCGTATACCTAATCAACATGTATTATCGCCGCCACGAGCTTCAGCGGCGGCtgaacttcttcttcagtgcTAGTATCTTCGCTGGCGCTGTTAGCGGC TTCCTCGCCTATGCAATCGCCAACATGGACGGCAACGGCGGCTACAAaggctggcgctggatcttcATTCTGGAAGGCCTAGCAACTGTCGTCATAGCCATAATCGCAAaattcatcatcgtcgactGGCCAGAGTCGGCAACATTcctgaacgaggaagaacgcgCTTGCCTTCTCCGCCGTCTAGCAGAGGACCAGGGCGAGGCGCAAATGAACCGGTTCGACAAGAAGGCCATGAAGAGGACGTTTTCCGATCCGAAGATCTACCTTGG ACCCATCATGTATTTCGGCATCGTTAACACCGGCTATGCGGTCTCGTTCTTCACACCCACAATCCTGCAACAGCTCGGCTGGACCTCTATTCGTGCCCAAGTAATGTCCATCCCCATATACGTCGTCGCGATGGTAATCACGCTTTCAACTGCCTGGCTCAGCGACCGCCTGGCCCATCGTTATGCCTTCACACTCGCGGGAGTGCTCATCGCCACAATGGGCTATGTCATGCTCTTGTGTCAAACCTCCATCCCAGTTGGGGCACGCTACTTCGCGCTCTTCGCCATCACTGGCGGCGGATATCTAACTCAGCCAATACTGATGGGCTGGTTGAGCAATAACATGGCTGGCCATTACAAGCAATCCATTGCGTCGGCGATGCAAATTGGGTTCGGGAACTGTGGCGGGTTAGTGGCGAGTAACGTTTTCTTTGATAGTGAGAAGCCTGGGTTCAGAACGGGGTTCGGGGTGAGCCTGGGAATGACATGGGTCTGTGGCGTTTCTTGCGCTGTATTTCTGGCATGTCTTGTTAGAGAGAATAGGGTGAGAAGTCAGGGGAAGAGGGATTGGAGGTTTGgtctggaggaggaagagaagaggaactTGGGGGATGATTATCCTACGTTCCGGTTCACTTATTAG
- a CDS encoding putative MFS sugar transporter (transcript_id=CADANIAT00001520) yields MVLYGYDASVYNSVQGSDNWVAYFDDPDANLIGAVNTAYTVGAIFGGFFLGGPCADYLGRKMGMGIGCVLVIASTFMQTWAPRHNLGCFIAGRTIIGVGQGIALTSGPIYIGELAPPEIRGKIMTFWQMFYSVGSFICFWVNYGCTNHKENLGEWDWKMVVIFQLLVPSLILVLLPTIPGSPRWYIQRGNNIEKARAALARVRETDQEVEDELLRIREALEYEKEAISSNYSALWKDKSLRKRMVLALIINAGQQVTGQGSLNSYSTKIYQKVFPSSSQIALINALNATFGILFTLNAVWIIDRFGRKFLLIVGGIGMGICMIIVSAVETETPSPNDTKSTPVGISIVFLLFLFIFFYKPSWGATVWIWTSEIFSMNVRAQAVGMASQTQNVANAIFQQFFPIFLDNCGFYAFYMFAGINFLLAVFVFFFIPETKQVPLEEIDALFGGANHVTRGEELIGSEKQEVTTTHKE; encoded by the exons ATGGTGCTTTACGGTTACGATGCCTCTGTATACAATTCCGTCCAAGGTTCCGACAACTGGGTCGCATACTTTGACGATCCGGACGCAAACCTGATCGGCGCCGTCAACACTGCCTATACTGTGGGTGCCATTTTTGGAGGATTCTTTCTGGGCGGTCCATGTGCCGACTATCTGGGTCGTAAAATGGGCATGGGCATCGGCTGCGTTCTCGTCATCGCATCTACATTCATGCAGACCTGGGCTCCTCGGCACAACCTCGGGTGTTTCATTGCTGGACGTACCATTATCGGTGTTGGCCAGGGTATCGCATTGA cgtctggtCCGATTTATATCGGCGAACTTGCCCCTCCGGAGATTCGTGGGAAGATCATGACGTTCTGGCAAATGTTCTACTCAGTGGGTTctttcatctgcttctggGTGAACTATGGATGCACCAACCACAAGGAAAACCTCGGTGAATGGGATTGGAAAATGGTCGTGAtctttcagcttcttgttCCAAGCTTAATTCTTGTTTTGCTGCCGACTATTCCCGGAAGCCCACGATG GTACATTCAGCGTGGCAACAATATCGAGAAGGCTCGTGCAGCGCTTGCAAGGGTTCGAGAAACCGACCAAGAGGTGGAGGATGAACTTTTGCGAATCCGTGAAGCTCTTGAgtatgagaaggaagccatCTCTAGCAACTActctgctctctggaagGATAAGTCTCTGCGCAAGCGTATGGTACTAGCCTTGATTATCAATGCTGGCCAGCAGGTCACCGGCCAGGGAAGTCTGAACTCTTACTCGACCAAGATCTACCAGAAGGTCTTCCCTAGCTCAAGCCAGATTGCTCTCATCAACGCCCTCAACGCGACTTTCGGAATCCTCTTTACCCTCAATGCTGTGTGGATTATCGACCGGTTTGGACGCAAATTCTTGCTGATTGTCGGAGGCATCGGTATGGGCATTTGCATGATCATCGTGTCTGCCGTCGAAACCGAGACACCATCGCCCAACGATACAAAGAGCACGCCCGTTGGCATATCGATCGTGTTTCTACTCTTCTTGTTCATATTCTTCT ACAAACCCTCTTGGGGTGCAACAGTATGGATCTGGACATCCGAGATCTTCTCCATGAACGTCCGAGCCCAGGCTGTCGGTATGGCCTCTCAAACCCAGAATGTCGCAAACGCCATCTTCCAGCAGTTCTTCCCTATCTTCCTGGACAACTGCGGATTCTACGCATTTTACATGTTTGCGGGCATCAACTTCCTGCTTGCGgtgttcgtcttcttttttATACCCGAGACCAAGCAGGTGCCTctggaagagattgatgCTCTGTTTGGTGGAGCCAACCACGTCACCCGTGGTGAAGAGCTCATTGGGTCTGAAAAGCAGGAGGTGACTACTACCCACAAGGAGTAA
- a CDS encoding uncharacterized protein (transcript_id=CADANIAT00001521) produces MKWHLSLLSLSCFLLPAYAHKKYNFNQNWRSIGDKVFSEFEGIRHAGEFYLNDKWIGRTARIDNDWAYREIETITPYQWNDRNFYANYGGINKNVFFASHRQNVSDPSAVFEPEYHWGYVHAQDIDIADKSATVTAEAEVQNEYKTPKTFSFRVEIDNLEGKRIALI; encoded by the exons ATGAAGTGGCACCTAAGTTTGCTCTCCCTTTCGTGCTTCTTACTACCTGCCTATGCCCACAAGAAATACAACTTTAACCAAAATTGGAGGTCTAT AGGAGATAAAGTATTTTCCGAGTTTGAAGGCATTCGTCACGCCGGCGAGTTTTATCTCAACGACAAATGGATTGGTCGAA CTGCACGCATCGACAATGATTGGGCGTATCGTGAAATCGAAACAATTACCCCTTATCAGTGGAATGACAGAAACTTCTATGCCAACTATGGAGGGATCAACAAGAATGTCTTTTTTGCAAGTCACCGACAAAATGTATCAGACCCTTCCGCTGTATTCGAACCTGAATACCACTGGGGTTACGTTCATGCGCAGGATATTGACATAGCAGACAAGTCCGCTACTGTCACAGCGGAGGCCGAGGTGCAGAATGAGTACAAAACACCAAAGACTTTCAGCTTTCGGGTTGAAATCGACAACTTGGAAGGCAAACGCATTGCTCTTATTTAA
- a CDS encoding uncharacterized protein (transcript_id=CADANIAT00001522), with translation MPDLRRTHERDEGAKRYLRSTWWTSRGLREMLDSEVAEYGGEMLYINKDSRNPFWQMEYSRDEGLRKLHAIEDVERWSDYYEQQPGTGTRVNSGGVNIIFSDSNTHHRGAENYRRSGEVDPVQLPKDSCIRLASRTAPNVFVANGADIALVDVEGPAASPLTRIHASWRVLSSLTSGSGSPQRDSWLAESNSTASTGNNEETTWRSDSDQDTAWIEYSWEEPLNVSQLVMKQRSFRTERYPIKVSVGDTIDFEGESLKVAMDENDDLGVIEAEIYTPA, from the exons ATGCCGGATCTCCGAAGAACACATgaaagagatgaaggagctAAGAGATACCTTCGATCCACATGGTGGACGAGCCGCGGGTTACGAGAGATGCTAGATAGCGAGGTAGCTGAGTATGGGGGCGAGATGCTGTATATCAACAAGGATTCGCGTAATCCATTCTGGCAGATGGAGTACAGTCGGGACGAGGGTTTGCGCAA ACTCCATGCCATTGAGGACGTTGAGAGGTGGTCCGATTACTATGAGCAGCAACCTGGGACTGGAACTAGGGTTAATTCTGGCGGAGTGAATATCATCTTCTCGGATTCCAATACTCACCACAGAGGAGCGGAGAATTACCGTCGCTCTGGCGAGGTTGACCCCGTCCAATTGCCAAAGGACAGTTG TATTCGGCTTGCTTCCCGGACAGCACCTAATGTGTTCGTCGCCAACGGAGCAGATATCGCACTTGTTGACGT TGAAGGACCTGCAGCCTCACCTCTCACGCGGATCCACGCCAGCTGGAGAGTCCTAAGTAGTCTCACGTCGGGCAGTGGAAGTCCTCAACGTGACAGCTGGCTTGCCGAGAGTAACTCAACGGCCTCCACAGGCAACAACGAAGAGACTACATGGCGAAGCGACTCGGATCAGGACACTGCTTGGATCGAATATTCTTGGGAAGAACCACTTAATGTGTCTCAGCTTGTTATGAAGCAGCGCAGCTTTCGTACCGAGAGATACCCTATCAAAGTCAGCGTGGGTGACACGATCGATTTCGAGG GTGAAAGTCTGAAGGTGGCCATGGATGAAAACGACGACCTAGGGGTTATTGAAGCAGAGATCTACACTCCGGCTTAA
- a CDS encoding uncharacterized protein (transcript_id=CADANIAT00001523), whose amino-acid sequence MPRTYGKSKGKAKQTRLAFVPAEFTSERNDEWGSFSTSRNAKIRYTKPSLGILRSGRSTSSRENSSTPNPFVNVERGLSPKDAEYASQKSLTSNNAAVTSAASSPPSVTQDDDSDDYSEIVHSVRKNTRNRGLKPHNDESLELAPATQDSDSDMKVIRSARKKKGGRSTERGNTSDRSPATQCSDSELEVIHSARKPTRNRSLKRKRIDPSEPEDCHVSDESEAEEPISRPRRKLRRGGAPQLILVDESDGQQEVRGGASESPSIPRTPRRNLSQDRLDIEEDLEDLQDSVLKASRTRGNVANSARAKRQQYLEALRRRRAGKKDEDKDQLSPHPEASDWERSDDEGEGEKETTVKQPQFRIWANESESSDVESTIGANEDLDRYEDDFVLEDEDDKLGVPSGLEDMPIEFSRHAYKQLKDYFQDAVEWMVHNQLNPAFPRFDPVFKVAFDKLEAEVRGRTGSQLVSSVWNADFRRALLARPHIEVTTYPIDLCHPCDACNRSGHPASFDMKLYGKAYSLDTLEPLADAESDEEQSDNEDDEQERDRDGYILPDEDTRFYLGRHCKKNAALAHTLTHWRFHLNEWVVEHLRTTGYFSEEKILKRSQYSQKKKNKHAAKALNKMIESGEIKKLWRDFHINLRAARESTV is encoded by the exons ATGCCCCGCACTTATGGGAAGTCCAAGggcaaagcaaagcaaacgCGCCTTGCATTTGTGCCGGCAGAATTTACATCAGAGCGCAACGATGAATGGGGCAGCTTCAGTACGAGTCGTAATGCGAAGATTCGCTATACTAAACCGTCTCTGGGGATATTGCGAAGTGGCCGCTCGACATCAAGCAGAGAGAATAGTTCGACGCCGAACCCGTTTGTGAACGTTGAGCGGGGACTTTCGCCTAAGGATGCGGAGTATGCCTCGCAGAAGA GTTTAACCTCGAACAACGCCGCTGTCACTTCTGCCGCTTCCTCTCCCCCTTCTGTTACACAAGacgatgatagtgatgacTATTCGGAGATCGTACACAGTGTACGCAAGAATACGAGGAATCGGGGCTTGAAGCCGCATAATGACGAATCTTTGGAGCTTGCCCCGGCGACTCAGGATAGCGATAGCGATATGAAGGTTATACGCAGcgcaaggaagaaaaaagggGGTAGAAGCACGGAGAGAGGGAACACTTCAGATCGAAGCCCTGCTACTCAATGCAGCGATAGCGAATTGGAAGTTATACATAGTGCAAGGAAGCCTACGCGAAACAGAAGTCTGAAGCGTAAGAGGATAGACCCCTCGGAGCCCGAAGATTGCCATGTTTCAGATGAAAGTGAAGCTGAGGAGCCAATTTCTCGGCCTCGCCGGAAACTCAGGCGCGGCGGAGCTCCCCAGCTGATTCTCGTTGATGAGTCAGATGGGCAACAGGAGGTCCGCGGCGGTGCTTCAGAATCACCAAGCATACCTCGCACGCCGCGACGCAATTTGTCTCAGGATCGACTTGATATAGAGGAGGACCTTGAAGATCTACAAGACTCAG TTCTGAAGGCGTCGCGCACAAGAGGAAACGTCGCGAATTCAGCAAGAGCCAAAAGACAGCAATACCTAGAAGCTCTTCGGCGCCGAAGGGCTGGCAaaaaggatgaagataaAGATCAGTTATCGCCGCATCCAGAAGCTTCCGATTGGGAGAGAAGCGATGAcgaaggtgaaggtgaaAAGGAGACCACAGTCAAGCAGCCTCAGTTCCGGATATGGGCGAACGAAAGCGAAAGCAGCGATGTTGAATCCACCATCGGCGCTAATGAAGACCTAGACCGCTACGAGGATGACTTCGTGttagaagacgaagacgataaACTCGGAGTTCCCAGCGGGCTGGAGGACATGCCAATCGAGTTTTCGCGTCATGCTTACAAGCAGCTGAAGGACTACTTCCAAGACGCCGTCGAATGGATGGTGCATAATCAGCTAAATCCTGCGTTCCCTCGATTCGATCCGGTTTTCAAGGTGGCTTTCGACAAGCTCGAAGCTGAAGTCCGTGGACGTACCGGCTCACAGCTAGTCTCATCTGTCTGGAACGCAGACTTCCGCCGGGCACTCTTAGCACGACCGCATATTGAAGTCACCACATACCCAATTGATCTCTGTCACCCCTGTGATGCATGCAATCGTTCCGGGCACCCTGCTTCTTTCGACATGAAACTCTATGGCAAAGCATACTCCCTGGACACCTTGGAGCCGCTAGCCGACGCCGAAAGCGACGAAGAGCAGTCGGACaatgaggacgatgagcagGAGCGTGACCGCGATGGCTATATCTTACCAGACGAAGATACGCGTTTTTACCTGGGAAG ACATTGTAAGAAGAACGCGGCCCTGGCACATACATTGACCCACTGGCGCTTTCACCTCAACGAATGGGTGGTCGAGCACCTCCGTACAACTGGCTACTTTTCAGAAGAAAAAATCCTTAAACGTAGCCAGTacagccagaagaagaagaacaagcacgCAGCAAAGGCTCTGAATAAGATGATCGAGTCCGGTGAGATTAAGAAGCTTTGGCGTGACTTTCATATCAACCTTAGGGCTGCGAGGGAATCGACGGTCTGA